From a region of the Paenibacillus sp. FSL R10-2734 genome:
- the preA gene encoding NAD-dependent dihydropyrimidine dehydrogenase subunit PreA, with the protein MADLSINLAGIKSPNPFWLASAPPTNTGYQVQRAFEAGWGGAVWKTLGDPIINTSSRFAAVNFNGQRVAGFNNIELITDRPLEVNLKEIYETKKRFPNHAIIASLMVEPSQQKWHEIVKRVEDVGVDGLELNFGCPHGMAERGMGAASGQQPDLVQAQTTWVKEVATTPVIVKLTPNITDITVVARHAVKGGADAISMINTINSLAGVDIHSWNTIPNVGGQGAHGGYCGPAVKPIALSMVAECARDRGVGIPISGIGGISTWQDVVEFMLMGATGIQVCTAVMHHGFRIVEEMIDGLNNYLDDKGLASVTELIGKSVSRYSNWGDLDLNYKVVARINEENCINCNKCHIACEDASHQCIDMLTNADGKAILQVREEDCVGCNLCSIVCPADGAIDMVPLDTGAAPLTWNERQKVISSLNSSYSEVEVV; encoded by the coding sequence ATGGCAGATTTAAGTATTAATCTCGCAGGAATCAAATCACCGAATCCGTTCTGGCTGGCCTCCGCGCCGCCTACGAATACAGGCTATCAAGTACAGCGGGCCTTTGAAGCAGGTTGGGGTGGTGCGGTGTGGAAGACGCTCGGCGATCCGATCATTAATACCTCATCACGTTTTGCGGCAGTGAATTTCAATGGGCAACGGGTTGCAGGCTTCAACAATATTGAACTGATCACCGACCGTCCACTTGAGGTCAATCTGAAGGAAATCTATGAAACGAAGAAAAGATTCCCGAATCATGCGATTATAGCCTCCCTGATGGTAGAACCTTCGCAGCAAAAATGGCATGAGATTGTTAAGCGGGTAGAGGATGTCGGCGTAGACGGTCTGGAGCTTAACTTTGGTTGTCCGCATGGGATGGCTGAGCGCGGGATGGGCGCTGCTTCGGGGCAACAGCCTGATCTGGTGCAAGCACAGACCACTTGGGTAAAAGAAGTAGCGACGACCCCGGTGATTGTGAAGCTGACGCCCAACATTACGGATATTACCGTCGTTGCCCGTCATGCGGTTAAGGGTGGGGCGGATGCGATTAGTATGATCAACACGATCAACAGTCTTGCAGGGGTAGATATTCATAGCTGGAATACGATTCCGAATGTTGGAGGACAGGGCGCGCATGGCGGTTACTGCGGTCCGGCTGTGAAGCCTATTGCGCTTAGTATGGTAGCGGAATGTGCTCGTGACCGAGGTGTGGGTATTCCTATCTCCGGCATCGGTGGTATTTCTACTTGGCAGGATGTTGTTGAGTTTATGCTAATGGGCGCTACAGGCATTCAAGTATGTACAGCAGTCATGCATCATGGCTTCCGGATTGTGGAGGAAATGATCGATGGTCTGAATAACTATTTGGATGACAAAGGTCTGGCTTCCGTAACTGAGCTCATTGGTAAATCGGTATCCAGATACTCTAACTGGGGTGATCTGGATCTCAACTATAAAGTCGTTGCCCGTATAAATGAGGAGAACTGCATTAACTGTAATAAGTGCCATATCGCCTGCGAAGATGCATCGCATCAATGTATTGATATGTTAACTAACGCAGATGGGAAAGCTATTCTACAGGTGCGCGAGGAAGATTGTGTAGGCTGTAATCTTTGTTCTATTGTTTGTCCAGCAGATGGTGCGATTGATATGGTTCCATTGGACACTGGGGCAGCCCCTCTGACCTGGAATGAACGGCAGAAGGTGATCAGCAGCTTGAATAGCTCCTATTCAGAAGTGGAGGTGGTGTAA
- the hydA gene encoding dihydropyrimidinase: MKKIIKNGIIVTAADTYTGDVAIENGVITAIGFHLETSGAEVIDASGCYVFPGGIDPHTHLDMPFGGTVTADDFETGTIAAAYGGTTTVIDFCLTTKGQPLQQAVDTWHHKSQDKAVIDYSFHLMVSELNDKVLGELPEIIEKEGITSLKVFMAYKNTFQADDGTLFKTLQAAKKEGALVMVHAENGDVIEYLVEQALAAGNTDPIFHALTRPPELEGEATGRAAYLTELTDSQLYVVHVTCAKAAWKIAEARKKGLRVYGETCPQYLVLDQTALEKPNFEGAKYVWSPPLREQWNQDVLWDALWSGSLQTIGSDQCSFDFKGQKDLGLGDFSKIPNGGPTIEDRFTILYSEGVQKGRISLNKFVDIIATSSAKLFGLYPQKGTVAVGSDADLVIFDPSVERVLSADTHHMNVDYNAFEGFEVKGEPVSVLSRGEFVIRDKQFVGKAGSGKYLKRKRFAAEAPLPSKAEISGGVI, from the coding sequence ATGAAGAAGATTATTAAGAATGGAATCATCGTTACCGCAGCAGATACTTATACAGGCGATGTGGCTATTGAAAATGGGGTTATTACGGCGATTGGCTTTCATTTGGAGACCTCGGGTGCGGAGGTTATCGATGCCTCTGGTTGTTATGTTTTTCCTGGGGGCATTGATCCGCATACGCATCTGGATATGCCTTTTGGCGGCACGGTTACAGCGGATGATTTCGAGACGGGGACGATTGCTGCTGCATATGGTGGCACGACCACAGTCATTGATTTTTGCCTAACCACCAAAGGACAACCGCTCCAGCAAGCCGTAGATACATGGCATCATAAATCGCAGGATAAAGCGGTGATTGATTACAGCTTTCATCTTATGGTATCGGAGCTGAACGATAAGGTGCTTGGCGAGCTTCCGGAGATTATTGAGAAGGAAGGCATTACCTCGCTCAAAGTATTTATGGCGTATAAGAATACTTTCCAGGCGGATGACGGTACACTTTTTAAGACGCTGCAAGCTGCGAAAAAAGAAGGTGCGCTCGTGATGGTGCATGCGGAGAATGGGGATGTCATTGAATATCTGGTGGAGCAGGCCTTGGCCGCAGGCAACACCGATCCGATCTTTCATGCACTGACCCGTCCGCCAGAGCTGGAGGGTGAAGCCACGGGACGCGCTGCTTACTTGACGGAACTAACAGATTCACAGCTGTACGTTGTACATGTGACCTGTGCGAAAGCCGCTTGGAAGATTGCTGAAGCGCGTAAAAAAGGACTGCGTGTCTACGGAGAAACTTGTCCGCAGTACTTAGTGCTGGATCAGACGGCGTTGGAAAAGCCCAACTTCGAAGGTGCGAAATACGTATGGTCTCCGCCACTGCGTGAGCAGTGGAATCAGGATGTGCTATGGGATGCGCTTTGGAGCGGCAGCTTGCAGACGATAGGCTCGGATCAATGCTCCTTTGATTTCAAAGGACAAAAGGATCTGGGACTTGGCGATTTCTCCAAAATCCCGAACGGTGGGCCGACCATCGAGGATCGATTTACGATTCTATATTCGGAAGGTGTGCAGAAAGGCCGGATCTCGTTGAACAAATTCGTAGACATTATTGCTACCTCCAGTGCTAAGCTGTTTGGATTGTATCCGCAAAAAGGCACAGTAGCAGTAGGGAGTGACGCTGATCTGGTCATTTTTGATCCTTCTGTGGAGAGAGTTCTCTCCGCTGATACGCACCATATGAACGTCGATTATAATGCGTTTGAGGGCTTTGAAGTGAAAGGTGAGCCTGTTTCTGTCCTTAGTCGAGGCGAGTTTGTGATTCGAGACAAGCAATTTGTTGGCAAGGCTGGCTCGGGAAAATATTTAAAACGTAAGCGTTTTGCAGCAGAGGCGCCTCTTCCATCCAAAGCGGAAATTAGCGGAGGTGTAATCTAA
- a CDS encoding GNAT family protein has protein sequence MTDWIFRHTETHRLWLDVRDHNHRARHVYESCGFTLEGTLRDCIKVGERFESLHIMSILRHEYMEREQQQKR, from the coding sequence GTGACCGACTGGATCTTCCGACACACCGAAACACATCGCCTATGGTTAGATGTTAGGGATCACAACCATAGAGCTCGCCATGTCTACGAAAGCTGTGGCTTTACACTGGAAGGCACTCTGCGTGATTGCATAAAAGTAGGGGAACGCTTCGAATCTCTGCATATCATGTCCATATTACGGCATGAGTATATGGAGCGCGAGCAGCAGCAGAAGAGATAG
- a CDS encoding TVP38/TMEM64 family protein translates to MYFLDIMSWLTEDNLRHLLEQYRSFGPFPGIALTFMKSFIPPLPTIAIVGLNGAVYGLWLGFLYSWIGLVAGCVTTFWIIRKVASHRYLRKWAERPKVAKSMTWVRQSGFSYVFLLSIFPVGPFVVVNMAAGLAGMRFRSYILALTVGKAIMVFAVSYIGNDLERFIRQPWEIIYVLVFIGLSLWGVKAIEARFARTVQDGNKVA, encoded by the coding sequence ATGTACTTTCTTGATATTATGTCTTGGCTGACAGAGGATAATCTGCGGCATTTGCTTGAACAATATCGTTCGTTTGGGCCCTTTCCGGGCATTGCGTTAACGTTTATGAAATCATTTATACCACCACTACCAACTATTGCGATCGTCGGATTAAACGGGGCTGTATATGGTTTATGGTTAGGTTTTTTGTATTCTTGGATCGGCTTGGTTGCGGGCTGTGTGACCACATTTTGGATTATTCGCAAAGTAGCCTCTCATCGTTATCTACGAAAATGGGCAGAACGGCCAAAGGTAGCCAAAAGCATGACATGGGTGCGGCAAAGTGGGTTCAGCTATGTATTTCTGCTAAGTATATTCCCGGTAGGCCCCTTCGTTGTAGTTAATATGGCTGCTGGTCTTGCCGGAATGAGGTTTCGTTCATACATCCTTGCGCTCACTGTGGGCAAGGCGATTATGGTATTCGCGGTATCATATATTGGAAATGATCTTGAACGATTCATCCGCCAGCCGTGGGAGATCATCTATGTCTTGGTGTTTATTGGACTGTCACTATGGGGAGTCAAAGCCATTGAGGCGCGGTTCGCTAGAACGGTGCAGGATGGAAATAAGGTCGCTTAG
- a CDS encoding aldo/keto reductase, translating to MKYRKLGSTGMNVSVIGLGTWQFGGEWGKDFTQAEVDAMLDKAGELGINLIDTAECYGDHLSEKFIGGYLARRKREDWIVATKFGHHFQGHLQREQLWRAEDVLKQLDDSLRALQTEYIDLYQFHSGTDEQFDNDKLWSMLDRQKQAGKIRHLGVSISASGSGVHQTSAAADVQAEAIQVVYNRLDRKPEEEIFPICIENQLGVLARVPLASGYLSGKYKPDAVFGQGDVRANHNEDVRQKQLRAVAEIAANEVPSGLDMAQWALAWCLQHSAVTSVIPGCKNVEQVISNASAADLDMVKGNTK from the coding sequence ATGAAATATCGTAAGCTTGGTAGTACAGGAATGAATGTATCGGTGATCGGCTTAGGTACTTGGCAGTTCGGTGGAGAGTGGGGCAAGGATTTCACTCAAGCAGAAGTGGATGCCATGCTAGATAAGGCTGGAGAGCTGGGTATTAATTTGATTGATACGGCTGAGTGTTATGGAGATCACTTATCAGAGAAGTTCATCGGGGGCTATCTGGCTCGCCGGAAACGTGAGGACTGGATTGTGGCTACGAAATTTGGACATCATTTTCAGGGGCATCTGCAGCGGGAACAGCTGTGGCGTGCTGAGGATGTACTGAAGCAGCTAGACGATTCACTGCGTGCACTCCAGACAGAGTATATCGACCTCTATCAATTCCACTCTGGAACCGACGAGCAATTCGATAATGATAAGCTGTGGAGTATGCTCGACAGACAGAAGCAGGCAGGGAAAATCCGTCATTTAGGCGTCTCGATCAGTGCATCGGGCTCAGGTGTGCATCAGACCTCTGCAGCAGCAGATGTGCAGGCAGAGGCCATACAAGTGGTATATAATCGGCTGGATCGTAAACCTGAGGAAGAGATTTTTCCGATTTGCATCGAGAATCAATTAGGCGTATTGGCTCGCGTTCCGTTGGCGAGTGGTTATTTGAGCGGCAAGTATAAGCCGGATGCGGTTTTTGGACAGGGTGATGTCCGAGCGAACCATAACGAGGATGTAAGACAGAAACAGCTACGGGCTGTAGCTGAAATTGCTGCCAACGAAGTGCCTTCTGGTCTTGATATGGCGCAGTGGGCTTTGGCCTGGTGCCTTCAGCATTCCGCAGTAACCAGCGTAATTCCGGGCTGTAAGAATGTAGAACAAGTTATCTCCAACGCCAGTGCTGCCGATTTGGACATGGTGAAGGGTAACACGAAATAA
- a CDS encoding aminotransferase class V-fold PLP-dependent enzyme, whose amino-acid sequence MLNIIHASSAETPASLQNHFETFREHTIGIRHQITTPYGKQPLLYADWTASGRLYEPIERKLQEAFGPYVSNPHTDSNTTGLTMTLAYNEARQIIKKHVNAGPQDILLFCGNGTTGAVNKLQRIMGLRLPEWLQENNIHSMEERPVIFTSHMEHHSNILPWQEGIGDVVTVPPGKNGNIDLQQLEALLGLYQHRRWKIGSFTACSNVTGIQTPYQKLAAMMHRHGGLCFVDFAASAPYEPIDMHPISPLEKLDAIFFSPHKFLGGPGANGVLIFDEALSNGRIPDEPGGGTVAWVNPWGGRRYTNEIEMREDGGTPGFLQAFRTALCVKLKDQMNGSGHYMVTRELELCQKLMNGLRCIPECSLLAGHHTERHGIVSFTLRDIHYNLAVQLLNDRFGIQARGGCSCAGPYGHYLLGVGWAQSAQIAEAITVGDQSLRPGWIRISLHPIMTNQEVERIVSAVRNIVIHFQWWKQDYLYDASTNSWTHIYDKDPADAKVKELFSM is encoded by the coding sequence GTGCTAAACATCATCCACGCCTCTTCTGCAGAGACGCCCGCTTCACTACAAAACCATTTTGAGACCTTTCGTGAGCACACCATTGGGATTCGGCATCAGATCACCACGCCCTATGGTAAACAGCCACTGCTGTATGCCGATTGGACAGCAAGCGGACGCTTATATGAACCGATCGAACGGAAGCTGCAGGAAGCCTTCGGTCCATATGTTAGCAATCCGCATACAGATTCCAACACAACAGGATTAACTATGACACTGGCTTATAATGAAGCACGACAAATCATTAAAAAGCATGTAAATGCCGGCCCTCAGGACATCCTGCTCTTCTGCGGAAATGGAACAACCGGAGCCGTGAACAAGCTACAGCGTATTATGGGCTTAAGACTCCCCGAATGGCTCCAGGAAAATAATATCCATTCGATGGAGGAGCGTCCCGTGATCTTCACCAGCCATATGGAGCATCATTCAAATATTCTTCCTTGGCAGGAGGGGATTGGTGACGTTGTAACCGTTCCTCCCGGAAAGAACGGAAATATAGATCTCCAGCAGCTTGAAGCTCTGTTAGGATTGTATCAGCATCGCCGCTGGAAGATTGGATCATTTACAGCTTGCTCGAATGTGACAGGAATTCAGACCCCCTACCAGAAGCTTGCCGCGATGATGCACCGTCATGGTGGCCTGTGTTTTGTAGATTTCGCTGCCAGCGCTCCCTATGAGCCAATCGATATGCATCCTATCTCACCACTGGAGAAGCTGGATGCGATCTTTTTCTCTCCGCATAAATTTCTGGGTGGGCCGGGCGCGAACGGAGTTCTAATCTTTGATGAGGCATTAAGTAATGGACGTATTCCTGACGAACCGGGCGGAGGGACAGTGGCTTGGGTCAATCCTTGGGGAGGACGCCGTTACACAAATGAAATAGAGATGCGGGAAGACGGGGGAACGCCGGGATTTCTGCAAGCTTTTCGGACGGCACTATGTGTGAAGCTAAAAGACCAAATGAATGGAAGCGGTCATTATATGGTGACTAGAGAGCTCGAACTGTGCCAGAAATTAATGAACGGGCTCCGTTGCATACCTGAATGTTCACTGCTAGCTGGACATCATACAGAACGTCATGGCATCGTCTCTTTTACATTGCGCGATATTCATTACAACCTAGCTGTTCAGCTGCTGAATGATCGCTTCGGTATACAAGCCCGAGGGGGTTGCTCTTGTGCGGGTCCATATGGACATTACCTGCTTGGAGTAGGGTGGGCGCAATCTGCGCAGATCGCTGAGGCTATTACGGTAGGGGACCAGTCGCTTAGACCGGGTTGGATCCGCATCTCTCTACACCCTATTATGACCAATCAGGAAGTAGAGAGAATTGTATCCGCTGTGCGAAACATCGTAATCCATTTCCAGTGGTGGAAACAGGACTATCTTTACGACGCCTCCACGAACAGTTGGACCCATATCTACGATAAGGATCCAGCCGACGCGAAGGTCAAAGAGCTTTTTTCAATGTAG
- a CDS encoding DsrE/DsrF/DrsH-like family protein, with product MSKKINLLMFSGEYDKAMAGLILANAARDIDVEVTMFFSFWGLFLVRDPEKMTLEDKSIYEKLMDVITPKGPGQLPLSHLNFSGLGRMMLEEMMEEQGAPKLIHFLKGARKKNIKFYACKLSVEIMGFKTEELLPEVEIIDAAAYLKDALESDVQLFI from the coding sequence GTGAGTAAAAAAATCAATTTACTGATGTTCAGCGGAGAATACGACAAAGCCATGGCAGGACTGATCCTAGCGAATGCTGCGAGAGATATTGATGTCGAGGTTACGATGTTCTTCTCTTTCTGGGGCCTATTTCTGGTGCGTGATCCGGAGAAAATGACACTTGAGGATAAGAGTATTTATGAGAAGCTGATGGATGTCATTACACCAAAGGGCCCTGGTCAGCTACCGCTCTCCCATCTGAACTTCAGCGGACTGGGCCGAATGATGCTAGAGGAAATGATGGAGGAGCAAGGCGCACCGAAGCTGATTCATTTTCTAAAAGGGGCTCGCAAAAAAAACATCAAGTTCTATGCCTGCAAGCTCTCTGTCGAGATCATGGGCTTTAAAACAGAAGAGCTGCTGCCAGAGGTCGAGATTATCGATGCTGCGGCTTATTTAAAAGATGCACTAGAAAGCGATGTCCAATTATTTATATAA
- a CDS encoding acetate uptake transporter encodes MSAQSPNTQSVKIVTADPSAIGLFGLAIVTLVASSQKLELTTGLSYVIPWAIFLGAFAQLFAAIQDAKHNNTFGMTAFGAYAFFWFGMASSWLIKLGVFGPTLAEAVDPKQLGFVFLGYLIFTIFMTIGAVEANRVLLIIFVLIDFLFLGLTFDSFGIAPEFFHKLAACAELGIGIVSLYGCGASVLNAHFGRTFLPTGAPLGIFKK; translated from the coding sequence ATGTCAGCGCAATCCCCTAACACCCAATCTGTCAAAATCGTCACCGCAGACCCAAGCGCCATCGGGCTATTCGGACTGGCTATTGTCACATTGGTCGCTTCTTCCCAGAAGCTTGAACTTACAACAGGACTTAGCTACGTCATTCCTTGGGCTATCTTCCTGGGAGCATTCGCTCAACTATTCGCCGCAATTCAAGATGCTAAGCACAATAACACCTTTGGTATGACTGCCTTTGGCGCCTACGCTTTCTTTTGGTTCGGTATGGCTAGCAGCTGGCTGATCAAGCTCGGCGTATTCGGCCCAACGCTTGCGGAGGCTGTAGATCCTAAGCAGCTCGGTTTTGTATTTCTGGGCTACTTGATCTTCACAATCTTTATGACCATTGGCGCAGTTGAGGCTAATAGAGTTTTGCTTATCATCTTTGTATTGATAGATTTCCTCTTTCTTGGACTAACTTTTGATTCCTTCGGTATCGCTCCTGAGTTCTTCCACAAGCTTGCTGCCTGTGCAGAGCTAGGAATTGGTATAGTGTCTCTATACGGTTGTGGCGCTTCTGTGCTAAACGCTCATTTCGGACGCACCTTCTTACCGACTGGAGCTCCACTAGGTATCTTCAAGAAATAG
- a CDS encoding prenyltransferase codes for MNKWTLFTKATRFWSFSVMLIPIVLGTVGAYVWERSFHPVLFILTLIGAISAHLFSNMVNDLWDYRNGTDTKAKNSAGEISTNSGLLTGGILSESFYARMTWSMLAIAIICGGVLSIYSGWNILWFVLVGVLIAYFYVAPPLRYGYRGKGYSELAIFIAFGIMPVLGSFFVQTGHFSMKPVILSLPVGFLTTLLLFNHHFLHWKADEQAGKLTLVVVWGEQKALVFSRVLLFTGYASVVVCVLMGVLPVYALLALVTAFWPIRIYRGLKSQNASPAYIPLMGASQKASVRCGVVMATALLIQGLF; via the coding sequence GTGAACAAATGGACATTATTTACGAAGGCGACCCGGTTTTGGAGTTTTTCTGTTATGCTCATCCCGATTGTCTTAGGTACGGTTGGGGCATATGTATGGGAAAGGTCATTCCATCCGGTCTTATTTATTCTAACCTTAATAGGGGCGATTTCGGCGCATCTGTTTTCCAATATGGTCAATGATCTGTGGGATTATCGCAACGGAACAGATACAAAGGCGAAGAATTCCGCTGGTGAAATCAGCACAAACTCCGGGCTGCTGACAGGTGGAATCCTCTCGGAGTCTTTTTATGCAAGGATGACTTGGAGTATGCTGGCGATTGCCATCATATGTGGTGGTGTGCTTAGTATATATAGCGGTTGGAATATCCTCTGGTTTGTACTTGTGGGTGTTTTAATTGCTTATTTCTATGTAGCCCCGCCACTGCGTTATGGATATCGCGGCAAAGGATACAGTGAGTTGGCTATCTTTATAGCTTTTGGGATTATGCCAGTGTTAGGCTCCTTTTTCGTACAAACGGGTCATTTTAGCATGAAGCCAGTAATTCTTTCGTTGCCGGTTGGATTCTTGACTACATTATTGTTGTTTAATCACCATTTCTTACACTGGAAAGCGGATGAGCAGGCAGGTAAACTTACGCTGGTTGTGGTGTGGGGTGAGCAAAAAGCACTTGTATTCTCGCGTGTGCTTCTCTTCACTGGATACGCTTCTGTGGTGGTCTGTGTACTGATGGGCGTACTTCCAGTTTATGCACTATTGGCGCTGGTTACAGCCTTCTGGCCGATTCGTATTTATCGTGGACTGAAGTCGCAAAACGCTTCGCCAGCCTATATCCCGCTCATGGGTGCTTCACAAAAAGCCTCCGTTCGATGCGGAGTAGTGATGGCCACAGCATTATTAATTCAAGGATTATTCTGA
- a CDS encoding DUF6081 family protein, whose translation MEKKDKELMKEEQNTKGNRMVLGDFHSILEEGKVWKTGGFTLPDGSFWAYREPEAVVIVRNDTLYVRAKLSRENHQVQILDNAKHMYYSAEPVVIPEAGEISFELQIRCRTQGTAPGDLYDGYVSLNLLDFTTGAALDFFAGNDKYASVYGILPFPGVQVPESKGTKYFCIFKEDTDFKPREFNTYRITYHRGNDEAVFYLNGKEVRREKNIPIKFNNFTVALGIMTEKDLSPEGSVSVHGQTVIAEWSPVTITTTEQ comes from the coding sequence ATGGAAAAGAAGGACAAAGAATTGATGAAGGAAGAACAAAACACTAAAGGCAATCGTATGGTGCTTGGCGATTTTCACTCCATTTTAGAAGAAGGAAAGGTCTGGAAGACGGGTGGATTTACATTGCCAGATGGATCCTTCTGGGCTTATCGTGAACCGGAAGCGGTAGTTATCGTTCGTAATGATACGCTTTATGTACGTGCGAAATTATCTCGCGAGAATCATCAAGTGCAAATTCTAGACAATGCTAAGCATATGTATTACTCTGCGGAGCCAGTGGTCATTCCTGAGGCCGGAGAGATTAGCTTTGAGCTACAAATTCGTTGCCGTACACAAGGCACAGCACCTGGAGATTTGTACGATGGTTATGTATCGCTGAACTTGCTTGATTTTACGACAGGCGCGGCGCTTGACTTTTTTGCGGGAAATGATAAATATGCTAGTGTATATGGTATTTTGCCGTTCCCAGGGGTACAAGTACCAGAGAGTAAAGGAACGAAATATTTCTGCATTTTTAAAGAAGATACGGATTTCAAACCACGTGAATTTAATACCTACCGCATAACTTACCACCGTGGCAATGATGAGGCTGTATTTTATTTGAATGGCAAAGAAGTTCGTCGTGAGAAAAATATACCGATCAAATTCAACAACTTTACAGTGGCGCTCGGAATTATGACGGAGAAGGATCTGAGTCCTGAGGGCAGCGTATCTGTACATGGACAAACTGTTATTGCAGAATGGTCCCCAGTGACGATCACAACGACTGAACAGTAA